The Triticum aestivum cultivar Chinese Spring chromosome 7B, IWGSC CS RefSeq v2.1, whole genome shotgun sequence genome window below encodes:
- the LOC123161850 gene encoding LEAF RUST 10 DISEASE-RESISTANCEUS RECEPTOR-LIKE PROTEIN KINASE-like 2.1, giving the protein MHIPAAAAVLCSATLLLTAVLATHAQNTTTPTLPSSSTSCDPAMSAHQVDKYPFWLGGTHPPVGYRAFQVRCDCNGTASLKNSIWTYQITEISYGNDNGTFPVANTDLSDGSCDIKLKVNASSDLGYAPFGISATNQELFFLYSCTDLQAQPLPLAWAPVNCTNANTSIFNSFALLSGGYKPDNKWEPIPGSCTVSMMPVLGYPGATGADYRRLMNSGFLVEYTAGDCRVCEESGGFCRINTTYDIFECRCSDGMSDFIICRSSGSERRGKKIMLIGTTSAAATFLCACLYVLIWHRKGKRLWFLLCKKASSNTEKNYEAMIVSYGSLAPKRYMYSEVMKITSYRNDQLGKGGYGVVFKGRLHDDRLVAVKFLHDCKGNGDEFVNEVMSIGRTSHVNVVSLFGFCLEGSKRALIYEYMPNGSLDKYIYSENPKEILGWERLYTIAIGIARGLEYFHHSCNTRIVHFDIKPQNILLDKDFSPKIADFGLAKLCHTKESKLSMIGARGTIGFIAPEVHSRTFGVVSTKSDVYSYGMMLLEMVGGRRNVKSIVAKSSEKYFPDWIYDHFAQDDGLQACEVIGEIEENARKMTLIGLWCVQILPTYRPTITKVLEMFERSSDDMDMPPKQNFSGLLESSAHNMDVQSSSSTRSEEISLVNSKFVQQSPTL; this is encoded by the exons ATGCATATCCCGGCGGCCGCCGCCGTGCTCTGCTCAGCCACACTGCTGCTAACTGCCGTCCTCGCCACCCACGCCCAAAACACCACCACGCCGACGTTGCCGTCATCGTCGACCTCCTGCGACCCAGCGATGTCTGCGCATCAAGTAGACAAGTACCCGTTCTGGCTCGGCGGCACGCACCCGCCGGTCGGCTACCGCGCCTTCCAGGTCAGGTGCGACTGCAACGGCACGGCCTCTCTCAAGAACTCCATCTGGACGTACCAGATCACGGAGATCTCTTACGGCAACGACAACGGCACCTTCCCGGTCGCCAACACCGATCTCTCCGACGGCAGCTGCGACATCAAACTCAAAGTGAACGCCTCCTCCGACCTCGGCTACGCGCCCTTCGGCATCAGCGCCACCAACCAGGAGCTCTTCTTCCTCTACAGCTGCACCGACCTTCAGGCGCAGCCGCTGCCGCTTGCTTGGGCGCCCGTTAACTGCACGAATGCCAACACGTCCATATTCAACTCGTTCGCGTTGCTCTCCGGCGGGTACAAGCCCGACAACAAATGGGAGCCGATACCGGGGAGCTGCACCGTGTCGATGATGCCGGTGCTGGGGTACCCTGGGGCGACCGGGGCGGACTACCGGCGGCTGATGAACAGCGGGTTTCTTGTCGAGTATACGGCCGGCGACTGCAGGGTGTGCGAGGAGAGTGGAGGCTTTTGCCGGATTAACACCACCTACGATATCTTCGAGTGCCGCTGCTCTGACGGCATGTCTGACTTCATCATCTGTCGTAGCTCAG GTAGTGAGAGGAGAGGGAAGAAGATTATGCTAATAG GTACTACATCAGCTGCTGCAACCTTTCTCTGTGCATGTCTTTATGTGCTGATATGGCATAGAAAAGGGAAAAGACTATGGTTTCTCCTTTGCAAGAAGGCTAGCAGCAACACTGAGAAGAATTACGAGGCAATGATAGTATCATATGGATCCCTAGCTCCAAAAAGATACATGTACTCAGAGGTAATGAAGATAACTTCTTATCGTAATGATCAGCTTGGTAAAGGCGGCTATGGTGTGGTTTTCAAAGGAAGACTACACGATGATCGTCTAGTTGCTGTGAAATTTTTGCATGACTGCAAAGGAAATGGGGACGAGTTTGTGAATGAGGTTATGAGCATTGGCAGGACCTCTCATGTTAATGTTGTTAGCTTATTTGGGTTCTGTTTGGAGGGATCAAAACGAGCTCTTATATATGAGTACATGCCCAATGGTTCCTTGGACAAGTACATTTACTCAGAGAACCCCAAAGAAATTTTAGGATGGGAGAGGCTCTATACTATAGCAATCGGGATTGCTCGTGGCCTCGAATACTTTCACCATAGCTGTAATACACGCATCGTCCACTTTGATATCAAGCCCCAAAATATCCTTCTAGATAAAGATTTTAGCCCAAAGATTGCCGATTTTGGTCTAGCTAAATTGTGTCATACAAAGGAGAGCAAGCTTTCAATGATTGGTGCTAGAGGAACAATTGGGTTCATCGCTCCAGAAGTTCACTCTCGAACATTCGGAGTGGTTTCAACGAAGTCAGATGTttatagttatggaatgatgcTTTTGGAAATGGTTGGAGGCAGGAGAAATGTAAAATCAATTGTTGCAAAATCCAGCGAAAAGTATTTTCCAGACTGGATTTACGACCACTTTGCGCAAGATGATGGATTACAAGCATGTGAAGTCATAGGAGAAATTGAGGAAAACGCAAGAAAGATGACCTTAATTGGTTTGTGGTGCGTACAAATACTGCCTACATATCGCCCTACCATAACCAAAGTTCTAGAAATGTTCGAGAGAAGCTCAGATGACATGGATATGCCACCGAAGCAAAACTTTTCTGGATTGCT TGAAAGTTCAGCTCACAATATGGATGTACAAAGTTCAAGTTCTACCAGATCTGAGGAGATCAGCCTTGTGAATTCAAAATTTGTACAACAATCGCCAACTCTTTGA